gtatgttattcaatttttgtgtCACAAATACAAATTATCTACAAAAACTTGATCTATTTGTTGAGTGAatacttgaaaaatgaaatatatgtATAGTTGTATCTCAACGAATAAGCTCTAATACTatcagaaaaaattttctctgTACAATCATTATCAACGAAACCAAAAATGATCATAAGTGAAAAAGATGATTTTGGTTTAGATGGAAACTTTTATTGATAAGAAAGTATAGATAGAACCATTTGGGTTTTAGTGTAATAACATCATCGGTATACAAGTTAttagttttaatatttcttccttttttcaataattcgacACCGTGATCAAAATTTGTGGATTCAAGTTCGTTTACCCAATGCCTTTTGAGTCTGTTCGGTTTTCTTTTGTGCCGCTaaatctttttgttttttatcatCTTCCCGTTTTTTTGCAGCCTCTTCTCTTTGCTGTTTTATTATTGCTAATCGAGCCAAATCTGCACGTGCCTCATCCGTTTTACCTGCTGCATGCAGTTTTTGATAATTCGCATACGCTCGTTGCTTCTCCAACTGTTCTCTGTcacaaataattattcattccCATTATTCATTTGGAAAGTTTAACATATAAAATACGTGCATCAATCCAACAAATctattcatttttgtttatacGTTCTTATAAGCATTATggcaaataacaaaaaaaaatgttcttgttCATGAAAAACCAATTATTTACCTTTCTCTTCGTGACAGTTCGGGTTTTGAAGATTTGGCTAAAATCTCATTGAtttgagacatttttttcactttcttttgtACCCTGTTCGGATTTTCTacttcaatcaaattttcaactccTTTTGCCTTTCCCTACAACAGTATTTatacattgaattattttcagaagagaaaaattatgaaaaatcattcgtttgactttattatttgaatattttcactgTAAACCAAAGAAATTTTTGGTGATTTGTAGAATGCCAAATGCTCAACACTCTacaaataatg
This sequence is a window from Venturia canescens isolate UGA chromosome 8, ASM1945775v1, whole genome shotgun sequence. Protein-coding genes within it:
- the LOC122414658 gene encoding 28 kDa heat- and acid-stable phosphoprotein → MPRGKFVNHKGRNRHFTSPEELEEQRRQDEEKQKWRQSKGGESTSEDEEEARSSGNKAKKAEDSESGSDSESESESETEGKAKGVENLIEVENPNRVQKKVKKMSQINEILAKSSKPELSRREREQLEKQRAYANYQKLHAAGKTDEARADLARLAIIKQQREEAAKKREDDKKQKDLAAQKKTEQTQKALGKRT